The nucleotide sequence CCTATCTAGAAGACAGTGGGATGGTATGATTGAACACCCTGAAAAGTAAGTCCATGGACTCTGTTTAGATCATAATTTCTCAGATGTTCATTTCCTATCTCTTCTACAATGAGTATACCTAAAAAATTagaatcatatttttatatataattcatCTACTAGTCATTACCACAATTCATACTTTATAATTGTATGAAGCACCTGCTTATCTCATTTATGAATGCACTTCACTATGTAATTAAATCACTGgtgtctatctcacccttcattTCTGTGAGGATTTTATGGTTAACAATGATTCTTTCTCGTCATTCCATTTCCTTCTTATTGATGAATGAAATGTGTAGGTTACACCTCAGATTGCATTATATGATATGCAAACTTCCAACATGATTTCTATTTACACATCAATTCCTTTATATGTTATCTGAAACGAGCAGAGAAATGCTTAGATGAAATTGAACGTTTTTATTGAATTACATTTTTATAAATTGGAAATTGAACTTGTAATACTTTGTTTACTTCAAGTAGAAAACTGTATCCATTGGCCTTATTGGCATCACAGAAGAACTTTATCTTTCCACAGCTGATGTTTAATAAGAATCTATAACTAGTAATCTTATGGTTCATGCTAACCTAAATGCAGGAGATTACATCCTGCTATTTATTTGATTGCTCTGGCGTACCGGACATTAGATCTTGAACATGCAAAAAGGAGCCAAAGGAAAATTAAGGATTTTTTTGAGCCTTATTATTTTAGCATTCGCCGATGGTGGCAGCAGATGACATAATTGGATATAATTTGAAGTTCCAGTAAAGGAGAAACTATTTCATTTTTGAGACGACGATCAGGGTATTGAATCCCTCTTTCTCCTTTGCTCTGATTGAAACTAACCTTATTCTTTGAGCCATTTGTTTTTTCTAAAATCATGATAATGCAAGCAACTTTTCTGAAAGTGCATGTAATGTTGAACAGGTTCAACTAAGCATATCCTTCGTGGGATTGCATTGATAGTGAGTTGGGTTACAGAAATAGCCTGAAGAAACATGGAAATTTTGAAGCATTATATTGCTTTCTTGCCAACTACTATATAGTTGGGGGAGTTTCAAGCTCGTCTTATGCACAGTGAAATGTCATATCTGATTTCGTCCAGCATTCCAAATAGTTTGGAGCAAACACAACTTGATACGACAAATGCAATGCAGATCATTGGCCACTATATCTGCTAGACGGTTCCAAGAACTCTCATGCTATGTGTTTATCGCAAAGCTGCCGAATGAGGGTAATGGAGTTTAGCATTGGAAGGTATATGCTCCCTTAGGAACTTAAATAACTGTTGTATATATTCATCCAGTAATGGAGTAATAATGTGGCAATCATAGCATCACTTTATTGGAATAAAAGTTGTCATTTCATAATTGGATTAACTTAACGGTCTTGGTTGGAGGATAAAATGATAGAATCTGAAAACTTTAGGGATATTTTGACAACCTAAAAATCCCGGAGAGTATTTTGAAAAGGTTGATCAAAATAGATATATATTTGTTGTGAAGGTTAAGAAAATGGCGTTATTTTACGTGCTTTTTATTCCATTAATTTTGTGTTCTAATTTCCTCGCAAACTACGGAAATATTTATTCAGGGGGAAAAAGATATGTTAAATGTAAcctattctttttaaaatttatctaataattcGTCATGCAACGTTAGTtatatttactctttttttttttgaaaatttgaatatGTTTGAGAAAATATGTTATGAACGTCAGATTAAATGTATTTATTAACCCGTTTAAATAAATGAATTAGATACATATAAAAGGGAGACCAAGTAAATTTGAACCTTACGCACATTGATGAGAGCCTAATCAAATCAACCAAGGCCAGGCCGCGATATATTGCTTCATCGGAGCCGTCCATACGCATCGCCCACAGTTTTTTAACGGCACAcgtctcttctccttctcttgcaTCCGCTCTTCTTATCCCTCGCCCAACCTACGCTTTTGTCTTTCCTACCAAATTCTACTCTCCTTGCCGACAGATCGGCTTTGATTCGatccaaaaaaaaaggaaaaaagagctGCGAAGAAGAGATCGGCGATGGGGGGCGGTAATGGCCAGAAGTCGAAGGCAGCCCGCGAGAAGAACATGGAGAAGAATAAGCCTACCAAGGGTAACTCCAGATCCGTGTTGTTTGTCGCCGGaggatttgatttatttttatccTTCATCATTTTTGTTTCGTTGGGCAGGGAGTCAGCTGGAATCGAACAAAAAGTCTATGACCATCCAGGTTTGCttcctttgcttgtatttttCTATTgtcgctcttctttttctttagatTGCCTTTGTCTCATTCGATTTCTGGTTGGAGTATGGAGGATTTGGGATATAGTTGGAGGGAATTACTTGGATTTTGATTCTGAATTAGATTAAGTGGATGCGTATTTGGAAGCTTGTGGACTATCCATGCCAAAATTGTGCAAATTCGTTGTCAGTTTCGTATGGAGTGTTTAATCAATGTTTTTCGTGAGACGGTAATTTAAATGTGTAGCATGGATCTTCCGTAGATATTAGCCTTGCTTATAGTTCAATATCTAAGGATCCGTGTATCCGACCCCAAGTAGTTGTTAATAACTgtgtttgttgttgttgttgtcatatAATTGTTGAATGCATTTTGTTTACGATGCAACCTCTAAGCTTTTTACAAACCTGAAATTTATGAAAGTTAGCTTTAATTGTTAGCAGCAGCTACAATATTCGTATTAAGTTCTATCGCAAATTTCATTTATTGTGTAATAATTAATCTAGTAAGTAATATCAGTATAAGATACAACTAGTACTTGATCCATTGTTTTGTACAAGTCGTTCATGCGGTTGCTTATGCACTACCATATTCTTATCACTTCAATCTTCAATTTGGGCATCTTGACCAAACTAGTTGCTAGTACAGTAATACTCTCCAACTTATTGTTTTTAGAAAAAGAGAGGTTACTTATTTACTGTATGTTTGTTACAATCGCAAAGAGTCAATATATCTAAAGGGAAGATAGGTGTAAAGCACCGGTTAAAGATTCATCAAGCTCCATGCTTCTATCATTTTTTCCGAAAAATCACTTGCAATATATGCATATGTTTGGTAACTTTTGTGTTTGTCTTGTCCAACCAAATTCGTGTTTGTTAAACGACTACTTATCCCAGCTTATGTGACTACTGCAATGTAACTTGGATACAACTCCTTTACACATCCCTTTTAAAATGATTTGTGGCATgccatttttttcttaaaatcaaaGATGAAgctaatgttttttttaaaacaaaaaaaatgcacCCTTGTTTTGCTTGTTTTAAGATGTAGTGTAGTTACTACCATATTTCTTGAAGCAATGCTCAGTTTTTGGAGATCAACAATGTCGAAGTCCTTTCACCTACTGCTATCTGTGAATTAATTTCTTATTTCATTATCAACCATTTAAGTAGAAGtctcattatttattatttaataagcTGATGGTGTTCTTTTTCTAACTATACGCTTGTTGATGTGAATCCAGTGCAAGGTATGCATGCAGACTTTTATGTGTACTACGTCAGAAGTCAAGTGTAGAGAGCACGCTGAAGCAAAGCATCCCAAGAATGATCTCTATCAGTGCTTCCCCCACCTTAAGCAGTAGTAATGCAAGACTcaaagtaaacaaaagaaattCAAATTAGTTATGGGAGAAAAAATATTGATGGTACGGGTAATATGGCTATAATTTGGTCTACTTGTATGCCTGTCAACTTGATGTTAAATTCACGTCTCTAAGTGTGTCGAATTGTTTAAGAAAATGAATATGCTTCTGGCAATGGTTCTGTTATTGTGCTTGTGCATCCCCTCTTTGTATTTATGTTCAATTCCACCACCTTCCGTTCTGATTCACTCTTAAgttttatttgaaattttttcgaGTTCCTTTTAAGAGCAAAATGCAAGCAATTGCAAAAATTGAATATGTagattccttttaatttaattttctggGGCTTCAAGTTCTTGATTTGCAAACAAGGCAAAATCAACATCATATTTCTGGGCTTCAAATTCGATGGACGGAAGCTTGGCCCAGCCCAAAACCCGATACATGGATTAAGCCGAAAAGGGCACACTATATATATTCCACGCTAGCTAAGGACGCAGTAAACCGCACTTGAAACCTTCGATCGTCGGCTAGGGTTTTGCCTTGAGTTCGCCATGTTCAACATGCCGCGGCGCCCGGACAAGGCCACGGCCTACAAGCAGCTAAGGACTCACCTAGCCTTCATGGGCGCCTGGGTCTCCGTCATCCGCCTCGCCCCGTATGTCCTCCACTTCCTGACCAAGGAGAAGGAGGAGCTCAAGCTCGAGCTTTGATGGATCTTCTCATTTCCAGGTTCTTGCTTTCTTAGCCTTATCTGCCCATCTTTTTAGATTTGTGAAATTTCTTGTTTGACAGTGATCGTAGAGAATTTTGTTCCTTATAAGTTAGATCCTCTCGATTCCTCTCGTTTTCGCACATCTTTCATAACCTACAGTCATTGGAGGCTGCATATGGTTGCCCTTGCTGGAACTTGGtcaattatgtctttgcttggAGAAATCCATTGTTCATGAGTTGGATCAATCATGACCATATCATAATTCAGATTGCTTTGGTGATCCTCACTTGCATTTCTCATAAATTGCAACTGCAATCATCAGTGAAGCTCACTTGCCCAATGCCATAATGAATTATCACCCCCTCCAATCTGATCCCTTCTTGCTCCACCTTCCTGAAGCAACTTTGTATGATTTATTAGATTGCATACTTGCTACAACTCTATCTTAAAGCTTGGAAGCTTAGCTCTCTTTATTTGCCCATAAATACTAAATTCAGGTTTCATGATCTTCCCCACAATCAGTAGAGTTAGCTTGTCGCCCTAGTCAGTCGTCTGAGATTGTTGTTGGATGTGGAATGCCTCTCCAACtttcaaattatttcattttggtAGCTCTCGTTCTGGGGAAAGGAGACATGGATGAGAACTACAATCATTGCAGAAGAATTATGTGTAATCAACTACTGCACTATCTTCAATATTGGGTGATTTTTTTTCATTATGTGTTGCTCAAACAATTATCATTCTGGTAGTTTGTAATTGCTGAAGTTTTGGCAATACAGATAGATCGGCCCAAACAAACTGGTGAAATTTGGCTTTTTTGTTGCACCTATTTTATGCCCTTTTTATAGTCAATATTCTCTACattaattttccttatttttctaGATTTCAGGTTCAATTCAGTTTGTGTATTTTCAGCAAGTAGAGGAGCTAGTGATTACAGTTCACTTATCCCAACCATGTGCTAAAGTTTATTCAAACGTTAAATGTCTACTTGGATGAGTAATTTGACCGAGCTGTTTCATAAACCAACGTTTTAATTTCTATGCGTTGGATTCCAGTGTCACCTAATTTATCTTCTTGTCATGCTTCGTATTTTGATGTCAAGTTAATAACGCCATTGATTCCTTGTTATGGGATTTCGTTGCCGTGTTTCCATGTTAATTTATCCATGGCAGTGTTTACAACTTTTCAGTTcatagaaaataaataagtcacAGTCAATTCTCCTATGCTAACACTCATTCCTCACCTTTCTATATTTATATCCTATTGTCCTCTCGGgtaaggtcttggggtcgaaatttGGCATGTCCGAGTATGCTTCCCCTCATGTCTTATCATCTGCACTAATAGCTAGTAGTCAttcatgatttatctcttccgtGTTGATCTAGAGATGGATTGATGGAGGCATTGGAGGCGAGTGAATCGCCTTTCTGCCATCTCTTCCTTTCACCTGTCCACCTTATCTTTATACTATTCTCTTATTTCAAAACCTATTGCTACCACCTTATACTACAACTTCTCTACCTTTTTCATATCTTTATATAATGCTCCTATGCCAACTCCTATTGCTACCATTTCATCCTTCAACCACTCCACCTTTTTCACATCTTTATAGCCTTCCATTAAGCAAATTACGAGCGGCTGCTGTATTTTCTGTTATCACTAGAAAGTGGTAAAAGTGATTGTTTTTAGTttgcaattaaaataaatataaactacAACTTGTAAGTTGGCCTGTTTACTTCTCTGACACCGAACATGAACCAAGAGTAGGGACCTACAATCTAATGTGGAGGAGCTATTGAGTATGATATCAATTTTTATTGGATTGGTAGATAGAAGATGCCCCTCTCTCTGTTATTGATGCTGATGCAGCAACCTCCTCCCAGGTTTGGTAGGCATTAGGGCAGAGGGAAAATGACCACTTTTAACTTTATTGGGACAAGGTGTTGCAGTTATGGCTGGCTAAGATTTTACCATGGAATGAAATAAAATAGTGCGACTCTGGTAGGATTTAATGTACTTTGCATTGTTTACAAAGCAACTTTAAGCTAAGAGGTTGCAAAATGCGAAATTGCTCCTTCCAGTGCTCCTGTCGCACTCAATCTAAGATCATCACGAGGGAGATAAATCATGATAATCGAAAGGAAAAGTCGTAGATGAGGTGAGAGATACAGGGTTCAGAGATTTATGTCTCGACATCCTTGTGGTTCGACTTGGTGTTCTTAGCTGCAAATGTAATTACCACTTATCATCTTGGATAATTATGTGGGATTAACTTTAAGTTAAGAGGCGCACATAGAACATAGACACAGTGGTTGGATGGGTAGTCAGTCACACCCGATCGATTTTTTTGCTTTGCCTTTTGAGAGGTGGAGGTTGCTGCCTCTCGACCCATCCAAGCTTGGATTTCACGTTGGAAAATGAACGGAGGCCACGGGAGATCCATAGCAACTTTTGCCAAATCCTACTacaggaaaaaaggaaaaaaaaaggaaattcttttgatattttattttgCTTTCCTACTTTTCTTCGCTCTCTAAAAATATGTAATAAGagtcaaaattgttttaaaaagatATGATAATTCGTTTTGAACTTTACAAATCATATGTTTTTAGATGAGTTTGGGCAAGGGCCAAGGAATTCTATGCAAACATATCTACCTTACTCTTCTTCCTTtgaaattgataaatcaattcAGCAAATCTAGAAAATAAATAGTCATCGATCAATTCTAGAAGCATCCAGAGGGGAAGCATGGCTCTACCAATTCATTAATTAATAAACGTGTTTAAAAACAAGTAAATAAGATGGAAAAAAATGAGAatgataatttattattattattattattattaaaaacaaAGCATTGAAATTCAAACATGCTTCATTTCATCTAGAATTTCATCGTCCAACTTTGACTTTTCATtggaaaataaacaaaaaagatTTGGGTCACGTGGCCTGGGAGTTGTTAATTTTCTAGATAGGGATAATTTCATTTTTACGTCTTATATTTATGAAAATATAAACAACAGCTTAAATAAACTAAATCACCACAGATGCAAAATTTTGATATCGTTTTCAGATGTTGATAACAAAACTTAATGAAATGACCTGACATGAAATCCGAAGCCTTTCTCGTTGAAAATAAGTTTgaccattattattattattattattattattattattatttccttcCCAAATCTAAGATCTTTATACGTGATCGATCAGTGCCGAGGTAAAATTAAGTTGATTTCTGAGGACAGAATTTGGTAAAAGATGATTATGTTTGCTCTTAATGGCTTTGCCAATTTATGTTAGGTGAATACGGAGATGatagaagttaatttttaataaagtCGAATGAATAatctttcatatttatttttttcattgatGGTGATAAGGCTGACCGTATTTTTCTTGTAATTTATATGTGATCAATCATCCATTTACCTTCTCAGTCAATTGAGCTCCTCCATATTTATCCTGACGTGGGCGCTGGGTAAAAGCTTGCCTTTGCCACTTTATATGTGATCGATCATCTTCTGACGCTGACGAAATCTAATGAACGTACGCGTTCAAGCTGCGATTTTGGTTTGGATTTTGAAGGATAAGATCGATGGAGATGAAGGCGATCAATAGCAGCATGACCACGAGCATCAGCACGACcaggggaggaggaggaggagcagcaacaacaacagccGCCGGAATCACATATTGGCTTGCGGAGCACCCGGCGATCGTCGGATTCCGGTGGAGCCACGCCCACTCCTTCGGGTCCACCTGGTCCTTCCTCGTAGAGTTCCTAATCCTTAACGCCCTCGCCGCCGCCTCCCTCaacctcctcctccgcctcctTCGCATCCACCAACCCCTCCCTCTCGGCCCTCTTCTCGCCATCCACTCCTTCGCCATGTCCCTTTCCTCCGCAGCCATCTTTCTCGGCATGCTCCTCTCCGTCGCCGCCGAGATCCGCGACACCCGCTGGTCCTGGGGCGGCCGCTCCGCCACCACCCCGCTCCGCTGGCTCCTCTGCTTCCCGCCAGGCACCCGCCCCTCTGGCCGCGTCTTCTTCTGGTCCTACGCCTTCTACCTCTCCCGGTTCCTCCATCTCCTCCGCACCTTCCTCCACATCCTCCGCCGTCGCCGCCGCACCCTCGCCGGCGTCTTTCGCCACTCCGCCCGCCTCTGCATGTCCTTCCTCTGGCTGGAGTTCTCGCAGTCGTTTCAAGTCGTCGTCATACTCTGCTCCACTCTGGCGCAGGCCGTCGTCTTCGGCCACCGGTTCTGGGTCGGCGTCGGGCTGCCGGCGGCCTCCCGGAGCGGACCGTTACTGATGCTGGCCTTCCAGGCCACGCTCACCGGCTGCAACCTCGTCTGCGACCTCGCCGTGCTCCTCCTCCACTTCGCTAAGGGCGGCGGGTGCAACGGCATCGGCGCGTGGGTCTTCAACTCCATCCTCAACGctgttctcctcctcctcttcgtcgACAAGACGACAGACGAGGTCTTGGAGGAAAACGGCGCCGCCCGCCATAAGAAACAATATACTTGTCAATAACTGCCATGAAAGCTCAAAAACAGGGAGCTCAATTCCTTGAGTTATTCTTCTGCAAAGTTGTTTATAATCTTTTCTTTTTCTGCTTCAATCTTCAAAGAAGAACCCTTTTTTTCTCTCTTACAAATTAACTCAGAAGAAGGATAAATCTTTCCATAACAATGCAATCCAAGAAATTGCAGCTTCGACAAACAATCACAACAATATTCGGAGCTCGATCAATCTGATTCCTGTAAGGAAAAACAGGGGA is from Zingiber officinale cultivar Zhangliang chromosome 7B, Zo_v1.1, whole genome shotgun sequence and encodes:
- the LOC122006306 gene encoding uncharacterized protein At2g23090-like, yielding MGGGNGQKSKAAREKNMEKNKPTKGSQLESNKKSMTIQCKVCMQTFMCTTSEVKCREHAEAKHPKNDLYQCFPHLKQ
- the LOC122006310 gene encoding mitochondrial import receptor subunit TOM6 homolog; the encoded protein is MFNMPRRPDKATAYKQLRTHLAFMGAWVSVIRLAPYVLHFLTKEKEELKLEL
- the LOC122006307 gene encoding elongation of fatty acids protein 3-like; this encodes MEMKAINSSMTTSISTTRGGGGGAATTTAAGITYWLAEHPAIVGFRWSHAHSFGSTWSFLVEFLILNALAAASLNLLLRLLRIHQPLPLGPLLAIHSFAMSLSSAAIFLGMLLSVAAEIRDTRWSWGGRSATTPLRWLLCFPPGTRPSGRVFFWSYAFYLSRFLHLLRTFLHILRRRRRTLAGVFRHSARLCMSFLWLEFSQSFQVVVILCSTLAQAVVFGHRFWVGVGLPAASRSGPLLMLAFQATLTGCNLVCDLAVLLLHFAKGGGCNGIGAWVFNSILNAVLLLLFVDKTTDEVLEENGAARHKKQYTCQ